AATTTGATCAGAAACTGGGCATTGAAAACGCGTGTGTAAAATGTCATCAGGACCGGAGCATTACCTGGTTACAAGCCAAGACTGAAGAATGGTACGGGAAAATTAAGCCTCATAAAAAGATTGTTACAAATTTACTCGCGACCCAAAAGGGCGTGAGTAGAAGAACAGCCAGTAAGTTACTATTAGACTCCGAAGAAAATCATATTATGGCGCAGGTAGCCGGTCTGAGTCTGTTCATTCAGGAATACTTAAGTCCGGAGATGGCCTATTTAGAACTTGAAATCATTGCTAAATTAAAGCAATTGTGTGAATCGGAAGATTTGGATTTAAAAGCTTTGGCACTGATGAGTTTACATTTTGCCTATGATCACGATCCCGAAGTCCATGCTTACTTACGAAATAAATTGCAGTCATTAAACACTGAAGAAATGCGCATCAGGAAGAGATGGGCTGTCGCACTCGCTTATTTGGCTGGCCTCTATCGTGGAGGGGTGAACTTGAGAATTCAGTTGTAACTTATAAGAAAGCCCTTGAAGTTTTGCCGGATGATGCTGCGACCCTGGTTAATTTAGGTATAACTTATAGCCACAAAGCTGATCTAGAGCAGGCGGTTGCATGTTATCAGAAAGCGTTGGAATTTAAGCCACATAATTCGATGACCTGGGTGAATTTGGGCATTGCCTATCAAAAACGAGGAGAACTAAATTCTGAAATTTTTGCTTACAAAAAAGCCGTCGAGTACAATCCGTGGAATGCTTTAGGGCATTTTAATCTCGGAAATTACTATTATAAACAAAATAACTTTGCCAATGCCATTGCAGCATATAGAAAGGCAGTTGAAATCGACCCGGGTCTGGCGTTAGGACATTTTTACCTCGGTCGTGCATTTGTAAAATCGAGGGACTTAGCAAGCGCTGCATCAGCATTCAAGGCTGGTCTGCAGTATAAGCCGGATGAGTCTGGTGCAAGAGAGATGCTAAGAGATATCGAAGCATATTTGGCAAAAAATAAACCGTAAGTTTTATCACTCTGGCTTCATGTGATAACCTGGACTTGACTTTTCTATCAAACTCTGTAACTTAT
Above is a window of candidate division KSB1 bacterium DNA encoding:
- a CDS encoding tetratricopeptide repeat protein translates to MGCRTRLFGWPLSWRGELENSVVTYKKALEVLPDDAATLVNLGITYSHKADLEQAVACYQKALEFKPHNSMTWVNLGIAYQKRGELNSEIFAYKKAVEYNPWNALGHFNLGNYYYKQNNFANAIAAYRKAVEIDPGLALGHFYLGRAFVKSRDLASAASAFKAGLQYKPDESGAREMLRDIEAYLAKNKP